The Vespula vulgaris chromosome 4, iyVesVulg1.1, whole genome shotgun sequence genome has a segment encoding these proteins:
- the LOC127063000 gene encoding uncharacterized protein LOC127063000 isoform X1 has translation MLFCTFVRTAFSASLGAVVQIVILVLQSSTTSRVQATLPPGAEDEIILIEHLPGRRVHLQDFFWTGIDDAPPWVDPNQGLTFYETRTVHHTVTIYSPNDYDDKSASAPAPPHGSTPQGPGCTTCINPTPRLDEDEDQDIGILIGEDPGPRYWLLTVLRAGESIPQKVELKLARLYRTAFSRQQQRHLGLLSTDPRARRATEQRGFHERMTAGTILQKSSKENATIPTESSIELKEERMIDVSKRGRKFFGKFRNNDSEILDNVFNKNQTHEDLNLGDNEKSSKKVESNLNYLGLKKLRLRSLNKQEDDDDDIMLTNSSSMIFKDQHPLNFSSRSPVDWKRTEESNKDINLTGRSKLRSLDGVVQIKMHNTSIIEGEGTRLIYSVHLDGKPVPAETAARDMALLSSQEVALELGVPVIIRSEPYLKETRPLALSRKRDVWLLVGAAGAAVILLVLLLTGLVLIAKRKRAHSAVVPPPNKSILKKERDYVLPSSGLDNTAFLTPDSEGKIEGTSQRQTPRTLSRTPDTTDSLHRSVDEFSTDNEEESKKLAASSPWSIEEQPSRKTRVTQGRMTRTNAIDPPRTPDSMDTIADQAEMLESLENGYPRQEEVPVSPRSYLSMPSCKQFPSMRSVEPLSRVLEPVTVKHLDVDSPESGRHKDNGYVAHQRSEKMDETFLTRAASASRDPGVVGPIVWTLKRQGLSTEGNGTSEISDVEQIFVGSGGPVGRARRRLHELLEDSFSLFGSREPKSREFQTTNTRPNSAVRTTDALTIFTEGRHSPTSTPPAELSTRPRTSASRRNLAEDIPETGQSSHTRGTWGSRPLSAGPFHKPNLPEVDTRRILADSQLSPEDPAVPLISSIKKELEKFSPR, from the exons ATGCTGTTTTGCACTTTTGTGCGAACAGCATTTTCCGCATCCCTTGGTGCCGTTGTCCAGATAGTGATCTTGGTTTTACAAAGTTCTACCACATCGAGGGTTCAAGCTACTCTGCCACCTGGTGCTG AAGATGAGATAATTTTGATCGAACATCTACCTGGTCGTCGAGTTCATCTACAAGACTTTTTTTGGACCGGTATAGATGACGCACCACCATGGGTGGATCCAAATCAAGGTTTGACCTTCTACGAGACCAGAACGGTTCATCACACTGTCACTATTTATTCTCCAAACGATTACGACGATAAAAGTGCTTCGGCGCCTGCACCTCCACATGGATCCACTCCTCAGGGACCTGGATGTACCACTTGCATTAATCCCACTCCGCGTTTGGATGAAGACGAGGACCAAGATATTGGGATTCTGATTGGTGAAGATCCTGGACCCAG GTACTGGTTATTGACCGTTTTACGAGCTGGGGAATCCATACCACAGAAAGTGGAGTTAAAATTGGCTCGTCTCTATCGGACCGCGTTTTCAAGGCAACAACAACGTCATCTTGGTCTTCTTTCGACCGATCCTCGAGCTCGCAGAGCAACCGAACAACGTGGCTTCCACGAACGAATG ACAGCTGGTACGATCTTACAAAAGTCATCGAAAGAAAACGCAACGATTCCTACAGAAAGTTCAATCGaattgaaagaagagaggatgatcgatgtatcgaaacgaggaagaaagtTTTTCGGGAAATTTCGAAACAACGACAGTGAAATTTTGGATAATGTCttcaataaaaatcaaactcaCGAAGATTTAAATTTGGGAGACAATGAAAAGTCTTCGAAAAAAGTAGAATCGAATTTGAATTATTTGGGTTTGAAAAAACTTCGATTGAGAAGTTTGAACAAACaggaagatgatgatgatgatataatGCTTACAAATTCGTCGTCGATGATTTTTAAGGATCAGCATCCACTGAACTTCAGTTCAAGGTCACCCGTTGATTGGAAACGGACCGAAGAAAGCAATAAGGACATCAATTTGACTGGCCGATCAAAATTACGTTCTTTGGATGGTGTCGTACAGATCAAGATGCACAATACGAGCATAATAGAGGGCGAAGGTACTAGACTGATCTATTCCGTTCATCTTGATGGAAAACCTGTCCCAGCTGAAACGGCAGCCAGAGATATGGCACTCCTTTCGTCTCAAGAAGTTGCTCTTGAACTTGGTGTACCTGTTATTATCCGAAGCGAAC catatttaaaagaaacaagacCCTTAGCCCTTTCGAGAAAAAGGGATGTTTGGTTACTGGTAGGAGCTGCTGGAGCTGCTGTAATCTTATTAGTCCTACTCCTTACTGGTTTGGTCCTAATAGCCAAGAGAAAACGAGCTCACAGTGCTGTCGTACCACCACCGAACAAAAGTATACTTAAAAAGGAACGGGATTACGTTCTACCATCTTCTGGTCTTGACAATACAGCTTTCTTGACGCCTGACTCAGAAGGCAAG ATCGAAGGTACTAGTCAAAGGCAAACACCAAGAACCCTTTCGAGAACTCCTGATACCACCGACAGTCTTCATCGTAGCGTCGACGAATTTTCCACGGACAACGAGGAGGAATCTAAAAAACTTGCTGCATCTAGTCCTTGGAGCATCGAGGAACAACCTTCAAGAAAAACAAG AGTGACACAGGGAAGAATGACAAGAACAAACGCCATCGATCCACCAAGAACTCCAGATTCAATGGATACTATTGCCGACCAGGCAGAGATGTTGGAATCACTTGAGAATGGTTATCCGAGACAAGAAGAGGTTCCAGTCTCACCACGTTCTTATCTATCCATGCCTTCTTGCAAACAATTTCCAAGTATGCGAAGCGTCGAACCACTTTCAAGAGTCCTCGAGCCAGTAACA GTCAAGCATTTGGACGTAGACTCTCCTGAAAGTGGAAGGCACAAAGACAATGGCTACGTCGCTCATCAAAGAAGCGAAAAAATGgatgaaacatttttaacgAGAGCAGCCAGTGCTTCTAGAGATCCTGGAGTCGTAGGACCTATCGTTTGGACACTAAAGAGACAAGGATTATCTACCGAAG GTAATGGTACGTCCGAAATATCGGACGTCGAACAGATCTTCGTGGGATCAGGTGGTCCCGTGGGTCGTGCCAGGAGACGTCTCCACGAACTCCTCGAGGACTCCTTCAGCCTCTTCGGAAGTAGAGAGCCCAAGTCCAGAGAATTTCAAACGACGAATACGCGTCCGAACTCTGCCGTACGCACGACGGATGCTCTCACGATATTTACCGAAGGAAGGCATAG TCCGACGTCAACTCCGCCTGCGGAATTAAGTACTCGACCTCGCACGTCAGCATCAAGAAGAAATTTGGCAGAGGATATTCCTGAAACTGGCCAGTCAAGTCATACACGTGGTACTTGGGGCTCGAGACCACTCAGTGCCGGTCCGTTTCACAAACCTAATCTACCAGAAGTGGATACCAGACGTATCCTAGCGGATTCTCAACTCTCACCGGAGGATCCAGCGGTACCTTTAATCAGCAGTATTAAGAAAGAACTGGAAAAGTTCTCTCCgcgataa
- the LOC127063000 gene encoding uncharacterized protein LOC127063000 isoform X3: MLFCTFVRTAFSASLGAVVQIVILVLQSSTTSRVQATLPPGAEDEIILIEHLPGRRVHLQDFFWTGIDDAPPWVDPNQGLTFYETRTVHHTVTIYSPNDYDDKSASAPAPPHGSTPQGPGCTTCINPTPRLDEDEDQDIGILIGEDPGPRYWLLTVLRAGESIPQKVELKLARLYRTAFSRQQQRHLGLLSTDPRARRATEQRGFHERMTAGTILQKSSKENATIPTESSIELKEERMIDVSKRGRKFFGKFRNNDSEILDNVFNKNQTHEDLNLGDNEKSSKKVESNLNYLGLKKLRLRSLNKQEDDDDDIMLTNSSSMIFKDQHPLNFSSRSPVDWKRTEESNKDINLTGRSKLRSLDGVVQIKMHNTSIIEGEGTRLIYSVHLDGKPVPAETAARDMALLSSQEVALELGVPVIIRSEPYLKETRPLALSRKRDVWLLVGAAGAAVILLVLLLTGLVLIAKRKRAHSAVVPPPNKSILKKERDYVLPSSGLDNTAFLTPDSEGKIEGTSQRQTPRTLSRTPDTTDSLHRSVDEFSTDNEEESKKLAASSPWSIEEQPSRKTRVTQGRMTRTNAIDPPRTPDSMDTIADQAEMLESLENGYPRQEEVPVSPRSYLSMPSCKQFPSMRSVEPLSRVLEPVTVKHLDVDSPESGRHKDNGYVAHQRSEKMDETFLTRAASASRDPGVVGPIVWTLKRQGLSTEGNGTSEISDVEQIFVGSGGPVGRARRRLHELLEDSFSLFGSREPKSREFQTTNTRPNSAVRTTDALTIFTEGRHRSVSYCYFSLET, translated from the exons ATGCTGTTTTGCACTTTTGTGCGAACAGCATTTTCCGCATCCCTTGGTGCCGTTGTCCAGATAGTGATCTTGGTTTTACAAAGTTCTACCACATCGAGGGTTCAAGCTACTCTGCCACCTGGTGCTG AAGATGAGATAATTTTGATCGAACATCTACCTGGTCGTCGAGTTCATCTACAAGACTTTTTTTGGACCGGTATAGATGACGCACCACCATGGGTGGATCCAAATCAAGGTTTGACCTTCTACGAGACCAGAACGGTTCATCACACTGTCACTATTTATTCTCCAAACGATTACGACGATAAAAGTGCTTCGGCGCCTGCACCTCCACATGGATCCACTCCTCAGGGACCTGGATGTACCACTTGCATTAATCCCACTCCGCGTTTGGATGAAGACGAGGACCAAGATATTGGGATTCTGATTGGTGAAGATCCTGGACCCAG GTACTGGTTATTGACCGTTTTACGAGCTGGGGAATCCATACCACAGAAAGTGGAGTTAAAATTGGCTCGTCTCTATCGGACCGCGTTTTCAAGGCAACAACAACGTCATCTTGGTCTTCTTTCGACCGATCCTCGAGCTCGCAGAGCAACCGAACAACGTGGCTTCCACGAACGAATG ACAGCTGGTACGATCTTACAAAAGTCATCGAAAGAAAACGCAACGATTCCTACAGAAAGTTCAATCGaattgaaagaagagaggatgatcgatgtatcgaaacgaggaagaaagtTTTTCGGGAAATTTCGAAACAACGACAGTGAAATTTTGGATAATGTCttcaataaaaatcaaactcaCGAAGATTTAAATTTGGGAGACAATGAAAAGTCTTCGAAAAAAGTAGAATCGAATTTGAATTATTTGGGTTTGAAAAAACTTCGATTGAGAAGTTTGAACAAACaggaagatgatgatgatgatataatGCTTACAAATTCGTCGTCGATGATTTTTAAGGATCAGCATCCACTGAACTTCAGTTCAAGGTCACCCGTTGATTGGAAACGGACCGAAGAAAGCAATAAGGACATCAATTTGACTGGCCGATCAAAATTACGTTCTTTGGATGGTGTCGTACAGATCAAGATGCACAATACGAGCATAATAGAGGGCGAAGGTACTAGACTGATCTATTCCGTTCATCTTGATGGAAAACCTGTCCCAGCTGAAACGGCAGCCAGAGATATGGCACTCCTTTCGTCTCAAGAAGTTGCTCTTGAACTTGGTGTACCTGTTATTATCCGAAGCGAAC catatttaaaagaaacaagacCCTTAGCCCTTTCGAGAAAAAGGGATGTTTGGTTACTGGTAGGAGCTGCTGGAGCTGCTGTAATCTTATTAGTCCTACTCCTTACTGGTTTGGTCCTAATAGCCAAGAGAAAACGAGCTCACAGTGCTGTCGTACCACCACCGAACAAAAGTATACTTAAAAAGGAACGGGATTACGTTCTACCATCTTCTGGTCTTGACAATACAGCTTTCTTGACGCCTGACTCAGAAGGCAAG ATCGAAGGTACTAGTCAAAGGCAAACACCAAGAACCCTTTCGAGAACTCCTGATACCACCGACAGTCTTCATCGTAGCGTCGACGAATTTTCCACGGACAACGAGGAGGAATCTAAAAAACTTGCTGCATCTAGTCCTTGGAGCATCGAGGAACAACCTTCAAGAAAAACAAG AGTGACACAGGGAAGAATGACAAGAACAAACGCCATCGATCCACCAAGAACTCCAGATTCAATGGATACTATTGCCGACCAGGCAGAGATGTTGGAATCACTTGAGAATGGTTATCCGAGACAAGAAGAGGTTCCAGTCTCACCACGTTCTTATCTATCCATGCCTTCTTGCAAACAATTTCCAAGTATGCGAAGCGTCGAACCACTTTCAAGAGTCCTCGAGCCAGTAACA GTCAAGCATTTGGACGTAGACTCTCCTGAAAGTGGAAGGCACAAAGACAATGGCTACGTCGCTCATCAAAGAAGCGAAAAAATGgatgaaacatttttaacgAGAGCAGCCAGTGCTTCTAGAGATCCTGGAGTCGTAGGACCTATCGTTTGGACACTAAAGAGACAAGGATTATCTACCGAAG GTAATGGTACGTCCGAAATATCGGACGTCGAACAGATCTTCGTGGGATCAGGTGGTCCCGTGGGTCGTGCCAGGAGACGTCTCCACGAACTCCTCGAGGACTCCTTCAGCCTCTTCGGAAGTAGAGAGCCCAAGTCCAGAGAATTTCAAACGACGAATACGCGTCCGAACTCTGCCGTACGCACGACGGATGCTCTCACGATATTTACCGAAGGAAGGCATAGGTCAGTCAGTTATTGTTATTTCTCATTGGAAACTTAA
- the LOC127063000 gene encoding uncharacterized protein LOC127063000 isoform X2, whose product MDFERFQDEIILIEHLPGRRVHLQDFFWTGIDDAPPWVDPNQGLTFYETRTVHHTVTIYSPNDYDDKSASAPAPPHGSTPQGPGCTTCINPTPRLDEDEDQDIGILIGEDPGPRYWLLTVLRAGESIPQKVELKLARLYRTAFSRQQQRHLGLLSTDPRARRATEQRGFHERMTAGTILQKSSKENATIPTESSIELKEERMIDVSKRGRKFFGKFRNNDSEILDNVFNKNQTHEDLNLGDNEKSSKKVESNLNYLGLKKLRLRSLNKQEDDDDDIMLTNSSSMIFKDQHPLNFSSRSPVDWKRTEESNKDINLTGRSKLRSLDGVVQIKMHNTSIIEGEGTRLIYSVHLDGKPVPAETAARDMALLSSQEVALELGVPVIIRSEPYLKETRPLALSRKRDVWLLVGAAGAAVILLVLLLTGLVLIAKRKRAHSAVVPPPNKSILKKERDYVLPSSGLDNTAFLTPDSEGKIEGTSQRQTPRTLSRTPDTTDSLHRSVDEFSTDNEEESKKLAASSPWSIEEQPSRKTRVTQGRMTRTNAIDPPRTPDSMDTIADQAEMLESLENGYPRQEEVPVSPRSYLSMPSCKQFPSMRSVEPLSRVLEPVTVKHLDVDSPESGRHKDNGYVAHQRSEKMDETFLTRAASASRDPGVVGPIVWTLKRQGLSTEGNGTSEISDVEQIFVGSGGPVGRARRRLHELLEDSFSLFGSREPKSREFQTTNTRPNSAVRTTDALTIFTEGRHSPTSTPPAELSTRPRTSASRRNLAEDIPETGQSSHTRGTWGSRPLSAGPFHKPNLPEVDTRRILADSQLSPEDPAVPLISSIKKELEKFSPR is encoded by the exons ATGGACTTCGAACGATTCC AAGATGAGATAATTTTGATCGAACATCTACCTGGTCGTCGAGTTCATCTACAAGACTTTTTTTGGACCGGTATAGATGACGCACCACCATGGGTGGATCCAAATCAAGGTTTGACCTTCTACGAGACCAGAACGGTTCATCACACTGTCACTATTTATTCTCCAAACGATTACGACGATAAAAGTGCTTCGGCGCCTGCACCTCCACATGGATCCACTCCTCAGGGACCTGGATGTACCACTTGCATTAATCCCACTCCGCGTTTGGATGAAGACGAGGACCAAGATATTGGGATTCTGATTGGTGAAGATCCTGGACCCAG GTACTGGTTATTGACCGTTTTACGAGCTGGGGAATCCATACCACAGAAAGTGGAGTTAAAATTGGCTCGTCTCTATCGGACCGCGTTTTCAAGGCAACAACAACGTCATCTTGGTCTTCTTTCGACCGATCCTCGAGCTCGCAGAGCAACCGAACAACGTGGCTTCCACGAACGAATG ACAGCTGGTACGATCTTACAAAAGTCATCGAAAGAAAACGCAACGATTCCTACAGAAAGTTCAATCGaattgaaagaagagaggatgatcgatgtatcgaaacgaggaagaaagtTTTTCGGGAAATTTCGAAACAACGACAGTGAAATTTTGGATAATGTCttcaataaaaatcaaactcaCGAAGATTTAAATTTGGGAGACAATGAAAAGTCTTCGAAAAAAGTAGAATCGAATTTGAATTATTTGGGTTTGAAAAAACTTCGATTGAGAAGTTTGAACAAACaggaagatgatgatgatgatataatGCTTACAAATTCGTCGTCGATGATTTTTAAGGATCAGCATCCACTGAACTTCAGTTCAAGGTCACCCGTTGATTGGAAACGGACCGAAGAAAGCAATAAGGACATCAATTTGACTGGCCGATCAAAATTACGTTCTTTGGATGGTGTCGTACAGATCAAGATGCACAATACGAGCATAATAGAGGGCGAAGGTACTAGACTGATCTATTCCGTTCATCTTGATGGAAAACCTGTCCCAGCTGAAACGGCAGCCAGAGATATGGCACTCCTTTCGTCTCAAGAAGTTGCTCTTGAACTTGGTGTACCTGTTATTATCCGAAGCGAAC catatttaaaagaaacaagacCCTTAGCCCTTTCGAGAAAAAGGGATGTTTGGTTACTGGTAGGAGCTGCTGGAGCTGCTGTAATCTTATTAGTCCTACTCCTTACTGGTTTGGTCCTAATAGCCAAGAGAAAACGAGCTCACAGTGCTGTCGTACCACCACCGAACAAAAGTATACTTAAAAAGGAACGGGATTACGTTCTACCATCTTCTGGTCTTGACAATACAGCTTTCTTGACGCCTGACTCAGAAGGCAAG ATCGAAGGTACTAGTCAAAGGCAAACACCAAGAACCCTTTCGAGAACTCCTGATACCACCGACAGTCTTCATCGTAGCGTCGACGAATTTTCCACGGACAACGAGGAGGAATCTAAAAAACTTGCTGCATCTAGTCCTTGGAGCATCGAGGAACAACCTTCAAGAAAAACAAG AGTGACACAGGGAAGAATGACAAGAACAAACGCCATCGATCCACCAAGAACTCCAGATTCAATGGATACTATTGCCGACCAGGCAGAGATGTTGGAATCACTTGAGAATGGTTATCCGAGACAAGAAGAGGTTCCAGTCTCACCACGTTCTTATCTATCCATGCCTTCTTGCAAACAATTTCCAAGTATGCGAAGCGTCGAACCACTTTCAAGAGTCCTCGAGCCAGTAACA GTCAAGCATTTGGACGTAGACTCTCCTGAAAGTGGAAGGCACAAAGACAATGGCTACGTCGCTCATCAAAGAAGCGAAAAAATGgatgaaacatttttaacgAGAGCAGCCAGTGCTTCTAGAGATCCTGGAGTCGTAGGACCTATCGTTTGGACACTAAAGAGACAAGGATTATCTACCGAAG GTAATGGTACGTCCGAAATATCGGACGTCGAACAGATCTTCGTGGGATCAGGTGGTCCCGTGGGTCGTGCCAGGAGACGTCTCCACGAACTCCTCGAGGACTCCTTCAGCCTCTTCGGAAGTAGAGAGCCCAAGTCCAGAGAATTTCAAACGACGAATACGCGTCCGAACTCTGCCGTACGCACGACGGATGCTCTCACGATATTTACCGAAGGAAGGCATAG TCCGACGTCAACTCCGCCTGCGGAATTAAGTACTCGACCTCGCACGTCAGCATCAAGAAGAAATTTGGCAGAGGATATTCCTGAAACTGGCCAGTCAAGTCATACACGTGGTACTTGGGGCTCGAGACCACTCAGTGCCGGTCCGTTTCACAAACCTAATCTACCAGAAGTGGATACCAGACGTATCCTAGCGGATTCTCAACTCTCACCGGAGGATCCAGCGGTACCTTTAATCAGCAGTATTAAGAAAGAACTGGAAAAGTTCTCTCCgcgataa
- the LOC127063004 gene encoding MTRF1L release factor glutamine methyltransferase isoform X2, with protein MSYRQIFKMCVLPINKSTATSIVRIGNNITMTTKGNVSLHRAFTNDSSTNCPTISEIVEKWSHRFENEAVPEPVESIEHIVAHVVGLKKLLDVTNFRDKRLTEDQLNELESLCQCRLARMPVQYIIGEWDFRDITLKLVPPIFIPRPETEIIVDIILKKLSYLHGDDREILEIGCGSGAISLALAHSSNKVKCIAVDTNPHACDLTKENCSKLGLQERVTIIQATLEEDGTLKSSESMNFETKSFDFIVSNPPYVPTKNILKLEPEIKIYEDLRALDGGEDGLKIIRPLIQYSAKALKPGGHLFVEVDPAHPEYRWILR; from the exons ATGTCGTATCGTCAAATTTTCAAGATGTGCGTTCTTCCGATTAACAAAAGTACGGCAACGAGCATTGTGCGCATCGGAAATAATATTACCATGACAACCAAAGGAAACGTATCATTGCATCGTGCTTTTACGAACGATTCTTCTACGAATTGTCCGACCATTAGtgaaatcgttgaaaaatgGAGTCACCGGTTTGAGAATGAAGCTGTACCAGAACCCGTTGAATCCATCGAACACATCGTCGCACATGTCGTAGGtttaaaaaag CTATTAGACGTGACGAATTTTCGTGATAAACGACTTACGGAAGATCAGTTGAACGAGTTAGAATCACTTTGTCAATGCAGATTGGCCAG GATGCCAGTTCAATACATAATCGGTGAATGGGATTTTCGAGATATTACTTTGAAATTAGTTCCTCCAATTTTTATTCCACGTCCGGAAACAGAGATAATagttgatattattttaaaaaaactaAGTTATTTGCACGGAGACGATCGTGAAATCTTGGAAATTGGTTGTGGTTCTGGGGCGATATCGCTAGCATTGGCACACTCCTCTAACAAG GTAAAATGTATAGCAGTCGATACTAATCCACATGCTTGCgatttaacaaaagaaaattgtagCAAGCTTGGCTTGCAAGAAAGAGTAACTATTATACAGGCAACTTTGGAAGAAGATGGAACATTAAAATCTTCTGAAAGTATGAATTTCGAAACTAAAAGTTTTGATTTTATAGTTAGCAATCCACCGTACGTGCCAACCAAGAacatattaaaattagaaccagaaattaaaat TTATGAAGATTTAAGAGCTTTAGACGGCGGAGAAGATGGATTGAAGATTATCAGACCTCTTATACAATACAGTGCCAAGGCATTAAAACCAGGAGGTCATCTCTTTGTCGAAGTGGATCCAGCACATCCAGA GTACCGCTGGATCCTCCGGTGA
- the LOC127063004 gene encoding MTRF1L release factor glutamine methyltransferase isoform X1 has translation MSYRQIFKMCVLPINKSTATSIVRIGNNITMTTKGNVSLHRAFTNDSSTNCPTISEIVEKWSHRFENEAVPEPVESIEHIVAHVVGLKKLLDVTNFRDKRLTEDQLNELESLCQCRLARMPVQYIIGEWDFRDITLKLVPPIFIPRPETEIIVDIILKKLSYLHGDDREILEIGCGSGAISLALAHSSNKVKCIAVDTNPHACDLTKENCSKLGLQERVTIIQATLEEDGTLKSSESMNFETKSFDFIVSNPPYVPTKNILKLEPEIKIYEDLRALDGGEDGLKIIRPLIQYSAKALKPGGHLFVEVDPAHPEYISFFVKKYDTLKLRHEHTYKDFCNNDRFVEISKMA, from the exons ATGTCGTATCGTCAAATTTTCAAGATGTGCGTTCTTCCGATTAACAAAAGTACGGCAACGAGCATTGTGCGCATCGGAAATAATATTACCATGACAACCAAAGGAAACGTATCATTGCATCGTGCTTTTACGAACGATTCTTCTACGAATTGTCCGACCATTAGtgaaatcgttgaaaaatgGAGTCACCGGTTTGAGAATGAAGCTGTACCAGAACCCGTTGAATCCATCGAACACATCGTCGCACATGTCGTAGGtttaaaaaag CTATTAGACGTGACGAATTTTCGTGATAAACGACTTACGGAAGATCAGTTGAACGAGTTAGAATCACTTTGTCAATGCAGATTGGCCAG GATGCCAGTTCAATACATAATCGGTGAATGGGATTTTCGAGATATTACTTTGAAATTAGTTCCTCCAATTTTTATTCCACGTCCGGAAACAGAGATAATagttgatattattttaaaaaaactaAGTTATTTGCACGGAGACGATCGTGAAATCTTGGAAATTGGTTGTGGTTCTGGGGCGATATCGCTAGCATTGGCACACTCCTCTAACAAG GTAAAATGTATAGCAGTCGATACTAATCCACATGCTTGCgatttaacaaaagaaaattgtagCAAGCTTGGCTTGCAAGAAAGAGTAACTATTATACAGGCAACTTTGGAAGAAGATGGAACATTAAAATCTTCTGAAAGTATGAATTTCGAAACTAAAAGTTTTGATTTTATAGTTAGCAATCCACCGTACGTGCCAACCAAGAacatattaaaattagaaccagaaattaaaat TTATGAAGATTTAAGAGCTTTAGACGGCGGAGAAGATGGATTGAAGATTATCAGACCTCTTATACAATACAGTGCCAAGGCATTAAAACCAGGAGGTCATCTCTTTGTCGAAGTGGATCCAGCACATCCAGAGTACATAagtttttttgtaaaaaaatacgaCACTTTAAAACTGCGACACGAGCATACCTACAAAGACTTTTGCAATAACGATCGATTCGTCGAAATATCTAAAATGGCGTAA